The genomic interval CAATTAACAACTCAATTAAGGAGAGTGTCAGCTCAGGAAACGTGAAGTGTAAGCACTTTATTATTGGTCACAACAGCACAGATTTAACATGAATAGTTCTGATGTCTTCTGTCAGGGCAactgtgccagcagccagggctgttcAGGAGCTGTACCCTCACCTTCTGACACTGATGGTGCCTCAGTGGTATTTCCTGCGCCGGTCgtgctctgcagcaaagcacagcaagTTAATTTTGCTCAGGtcacaatggaaaaaaaaccccaccacaccTGAAATTACAGGTAAGAAAGCACTCTAAAAAACTCCCTGAACATGTATTTTCTAAGTCCTGTCAGGTCAGACAGGCACCAAGACTTCAACTTTCTTCATTGTCAAGAAAATACTGGCCAGCTGGTAATGTACCAAGTAAACAATCAAGGTTTCTATGCTAAGTTTGTTTACCCAcaatctttcattttatttttaaaagcagcagcagattgTTTTTATTACCCCAAGCAACCTTCCAAgctgccctgcacacacagagagccTTGTTTTTACTTACTGATGTGACTGTAGCTCCAGATGTAGCTGAGAACAACATACCCAGCCAGCACCATGGAGATACCCCCCAGGCCCCCTTTCTTCACATTGATGTATTTGTTGTAGTATCTGTCATAacctggggaggaagaagagtttTCAGAGCAGCCAGATGAGCTGTGGGCTTTCCTGAGTAAGAAAGAAGCAGCCTGGATTCACAGAACTTAAGGAAATTGTTTCTAATGAAACACATCTGAAAGTCTCAGAAGCAAGTCTGGGAGGAGGCAACCTGTGTGTCAGTTGAGCAAGGTGATCTCAAGTTAATGGCCctaagccttaaaaaaaaaaaggggggggggggaaaagccacatcattttttccctaaacatTATTGTGACCTTCATGAGCTCAAGCTACTTAGGAGTTATCTAATTCTTTCATACTGGCGTATGTATGTTATGCAGACACTTGCATTTgatattttgtgtttaaatcTACTTTGATGAGTTCAAGCTGCTTTGGAGTTCTCTAATTCTTCTACACCATTGCATATACATGATATACGTACATATGTGTATTATCAAATGCAAACTCTTGCATTTGACATTTTGTGTTTGGATCTGCCTGAATGAGATCAGTACCTACAGCAAAGGACACCGGTCAAAGCTCTTCCCAAGTGATTTTAAGTGCCCTGTGTCCTTTCTTACCATCTGCAGGGCtcaactgctttttaaaattatttttcattgacCTGTGATGTTGGGAAACTTGGAGATTTTCAGCCAGTGGGTTCAGGACTAAGGGCATCCCATTTCCCCTTTATACAAGAAGGAATTATGAAAACAAACCTCTGGTGGATAAAGTTCACGTGAGAAACAAATTGACAGATAGGAGAACGAGGTGCTACAGGAGAAACTGCTCTGGGAAGGCAAAGCCCTGCGTGGAGCAGCCCCGGCGCTGCAGAACCGCCCCCCCCGCCCGAGCCAACATCCACTCCGGCAGGCAGAGATGCttctgtgtgctgctctgctctccctggtTCCGTCAGGAGAAGGGATTCAGGGATTCTCGCCCTCCGCGCCCCCCTCACCTCGTCGACAGGCCCCCACGATGCCACCGGGGGTGAAGTCCCTCATGGCCAGCCAGGAGGGCAGCTGGCCCAGCTTCACGTCCATCAGCTTCGTGTCCTTGAGGAGAACTGCGgcggggagagggagagagcggggtgagaggggagggagggcaggaggggtgaGGGGGCCGCGGTCACCTTGGAGCCCCCGCACTCACCCGGCGGCTGCGCCATCTTGGAGTGGCCGGAGCGGCGCGCGGGGCACCACGGGAGGGAGGGCGGGGGGACCCGGATGGGGCGGGGACGGGGCGGCGCCATGTTGGGAAGGGCGCGGGCCCCTCAGGGCGGGTCCTGGGTCCGTCCTGACCTAGGGGCGGGACACGGAGTAACGAGTACAAACTGAGAGGGGGGAAGTTCAGGTTAGACGtcgggaagaaattcttccctgtgagggcgGTGAGGCCCcggcagaggttgcccagaaaagctgtagctgccccatcccagggattGTCCAAtgccaggttggacgggacttggagcaacctgggatagcgggaggtggccctgcccatggcaggggagtggaacgagatgagctttaaggtccattccaagCCCTTAAAACTcttatgattccatgatctccTCACTGGGGGTCAGTTCCCAGTGGGGGCTGCAGTCTGAGGGCTGTGTgggggcactgccagcctggcactCTGTCCTGGGCTGGGGCGTTTTCACTCCAGTCCCGCTCCAGCAGGTCCCCTCAGGGGATGGCAAACAACTCCCTAGGGTGTTTGTTCTCCGAtggcccagggcagtgccttGGACAGTCCCAATGTACTGTGTGGGGTATCAGTGCCCTCCTTGCTGGTGCTTCATATTGTGAGTATATATAGGAAAAATCCACAAATCCTCATCAGCATCATTGCAAGACTCCATCAGCGGTCCCGCTGATGTCCCACAAAAGAACCTCTGCCAGTGTGTTGTGAAGTTGCAGCTCTAACACTGCAAATGTGAGTTCATAGACAGTATATACTGCAACATTTGTTGTCGTTTATCGTACTGTAAGAAATCCCATTTTGGTGCCCACTCTGGACTTTTCCCTGTGGGAAAATATTGTGTTCTACAAAAGCTCCTTGGGAAGGGTGTCAAAGGCAAAAAGAGAGGCTGGGTCATTGGTATGTGGTGTAAGTAAACCTGCACAACCAGAGTGGTGGAAGAGTTAATGTGTGGGTAAAGACAAGATTTGCCTTCCTGCAACGGGAATCAAAATGCCCGAGTTGGAAGGGCCCCATGaaagatcattcagtccaaATGCTGGGATACCCCAACAGTCCCATCTGTCCCTGAGAacgttgtccaaacactccttgagctctgtcagccttggtgctgtgcccactgccctggggagcctggtcagtgcccaaccaccctctgggggaagaaccttttccttaATCCAGCCTAACCCTCCCCTGTCACAGCAccagccattccctcgggtcctgtcactggtcacagggagcagagattggagctgcccctcatgtggaagctgcagaccctgatgaatctcccctcagtctcctccaggctgagcagaccaAATGacctcaaccactcctcatacagcccctctagacccttccccatcttcatAGCCCTCCTTCTGATAGCTTTATATCTTGTATTGTGGTGCCCAATCCACACCCAGGGCTGTAGGTGAGGCCACGCCAGCacggagcagagcaggaaagagCCACTCAGATTTATCTCATGTTGCCCAGAGCCTTTCTGGGTGGTTTAGTGCTCACAGACCCCCAGAAGGTCTGCCCTGAGCAGACACAgacctgcagccctgggacCCAGCAGGTGTCACTCGCGGGCAGAGGATGCATCTGCTGCAGCGATGGTCCCCATTTAGTGACCTCTAGAGGCTTCAAATCCTCCTTTACAGGTTCGTAACAGTGTcagggtttgttgttgttgattgTGCCGAAGCTGAAGAGCAAAGTGATGCAGCAGCAACCAGGGAGCAGCCGTCCCCCGCAGCTCCTGGCAGGTCAGCCAGCCCCCCAGGTTTCCCAGACACGAAATATCCATCCCACAGAGGAGTGTTAGAGCGGATCAGAGatgaaaactaaattaaagACGCTGAGGGGAGCCCACAGGGCTCCTACATAAACTCTAATCTCTGCAGCTTTTACTGCTCTTAGGTCACAGAGTCTTATTCCACAtgcctccctcctgccactgcaggATTCTTGGATTAGAATCTGCAGGGTTGTGTTACCTGGTGTTAAATCAGTTGAGGTGTGGGACCTGTGTTGTCTCAAGAGATATGGCACCATGTCACACATATCACTCAGAGGCTGGTCTCCATGTCCAGCTTCACCTGCTCTTTtaccaaaattaatttatttacattgaATAGTGCTCTCccataacataaaaataaaagcagaaggaatagATTACTacctcattttttaaaattcaattaataaCAGAAAGTAAGAGTATGAAAGCACAGTGTGCCTGATCACCTGAAGAAAGGCTTCCAAATTTAGACTCTGTTAAATGGGTTAAAAATCCACCtattaaattatcttttattttattagtgaACTTTACCAGTAACTGTCATTTTATGGCTGAAGTGTCCCCTGATGAACTACTATGTGGCCTTTTTACAGTACTTACAGAAAATCATGCTCCAAATTATCTTCCCTCATTCTTGCAAGGCAACCTATTGTTTTAAATAGGATTACCCATGCAAGGCAGACTAATTCACCTACAGGAAGAAAGCCAGTCGTGGGGGCCTCATTTTAAGGAgttctctgcagagcagaaaagctCAAACTGCCCGTAGCAAGATCAGGGGAAATTTGGTTTGTTAGGGTAGGAATGGAAATCCTGAGTGAGGATCCATCTCCAATGCAATCAGAGACAGCAGTGCCCCAACCCTGGGCCTGAGCCTCCCTCTCTGGCAGTGTAAGAGGAACAGGGCTGTGTCTTTATGCCACCTTAACCTGACCCAAGCAGGAAGAGTGAAATGGTACAGATGTGCAGGAGGTTTTGCAGCACATTTCCTCCCTCTGACCTGTGCTGCTGGCCAAAATTCAGGGTCTTGTTGGTTGACCCAGATGGGAGGAGGAGTGACAAAGGAAGGTGTTTCTGATGTGTCTCTGTTTGCTTGCAAGGATGCTCACAGCCCTTCTTTCctaaacacagaagaaatcagGCATTGAGGGCCAGTTTCCTTGCTTAGAGCTCCAGACCTGCTCCTGGCATCGATGTGACCCCAAATCCTTGTATTCAGTCCAGGTTTTATATCACTGATTATTCAGGCTCTTTGAAGTTTCCGTTCCCTGCCTGTTTCGATGCTCCatctttctgtctcttcctcCACCTGAACTGTAGAGTCCATCCACATGTgaccttctttccttttaatatcCTACCCCAAACTGTCCTCCCAGAGCCTTCAGGTTCTTGAGTAATCTTATAATGTGGGTGGAAATAGACTTAATGTCTCCTTCAGCTACCCTAAATAAAGGAATGCAGTTAAACCTACTGATTTCAAGAAGGTTTAACCCAacctctaaaaataaaagcctaaTGGAGTGTTGCCCTGAGGTTTTCATCTCAGTGAAGACATCTCTGGAAAATGCTGTGAAGTTCGTAAGTAATGGCATAGAAATAATAGAAGTAGAAATAGAAACAAACTCAAAATACACAGAGTATTTTGCAAAAGACGTCAATGGATACGAAAGAGGTTTCCTTCCTCCACTAACAAGGGTAACACATAATATTGCAGCTTTCAGTCCAAAGATTCAGTTGTGGCCTGAAAAGTTAAGTAACACTCTTCATTTAAGTTGCTGAAAAGGAGAAGTAAAAAGCACAACttcaaaaaacaacaaacagccTGCCTCAGAGGCTGGGatcatttttcctgttctgtgtgCTAACTTTTGAAAAGTCAGGGTCTCACCTGAGTGGTCAGTGGTGCTGCAGTAATGTGCAAACACACTGTCCATAGGTGTGTGAGGTGGCACAGAGTGGCCTTCAGGAAGGTCAAGAGACGAGGATTTACCTAAACAGGGGTCCTGCCCCTATTGAATCTGATGACAAAGCACCCAGTGCTTTTAATAAAGGATCAAGCCTTTGGTGGTTTGTGGACCAAATATGGTTCTGAAACATGTGGTTTGGCACAGGATGCCTCTTGGCTCCAAAACACTCATTTCAACCTGATGTCTTCCCACCAGCACAGGTTAAGGAGCTGCAGCCATCAAGGAGAGAGAAATCAAGAGCTACTGGCACTTCAAgaacacaaaagagaaatgcaTGTTTTATCAGCCAGTAATTTGGAGAAAAGGTATCGTCCCAGGTTGCTTGATCCAgtcagttatttttaattgtatgaACATTTTGGTGTGGTGAGAGCAGGGTGGCTGCCGAGGTCTCAGCCTCATTCATCTAAAATTGTGCTTGCAGTGGAAACCAGACTCAGGCATTGAACAGGACAAGAAAAGGGTATGGAGTTTGGAATCTTTTCCATGGCCAGAATTCCTCAGGAAAATGGTGAATTGCCTTGCAGAGATAATAATACCTAGGGATTGACATGGCAAAAGCAGTTGAGAGAATTAACCTGTGATTGCAAGCAGATTGCTTGCTCTGTGTTATTACAGAGCCATTTTCCTTTGTCAACTTCAAAACACTTTGCAGAGGAGATCACTTACCAATGATTAATAGTTTAGTATGTACATagttcttttctccttcacagCACTTGAGTGTTGATGCATCTTCATGCTCCTCTGATAAAATATGTAAGGTAATGTTATGATTATCTTTTCAAGTGGAGAAATTTGAGCCCCGGGTTTAggactggggaagggggggattcCTCCCTCCTTCTTTGGTCCCATCTTGCTTGTATCTGGTGTCAGTTACAAAAGAACCTTATTTTGTAGGTCTTTGATCAGCCTGCTGGTTAGCTAAATATATACCTGTGGGGAGATAATTACATGCTATCAGTAGTAAAGTGTACTAAAATAATGTACGTTAATTAAAACACTTGCAAAACCAAA from Chiroxiphia lanceolata isolate bChiLan1 chromosome 16, bChiLan1.pri, whole genome shotgun sequence carries:
- the ATP5MF gene encoding ATP synthase subunit f, mitochondrial, with the translated sequence MAQPPVLLKDTKLMDVKLGQLPSWLAMRDFTPGGIVGACRRGYDRYYNKYINVKKGGLGGISMVLAGYVVLSYIWSYSHIKHDRRRKYH